The sequence CAAAGAAGTTTTTAAAGGATTGGAATGTTGCATCCCGATTTAATGCAGCAATTGACGTTGTTAATGGAATTCCTTTTGGACATGCTTGAACACAGTTTTGTGAATTCCCACAGTTTGCTAGTCCACCATCTCCCATAATCTCTTCAAGACGCTCTTCTTTATTCATTGCACCAGTTGGGTGGGCGTTAAAGAGACGAACTTGGGATAATGGGGCAGGTCCAATAAAGTTTGACTTGCTATTTACATTTGGACAAGCCTCTAAACAAACGCCACATGTCATACATTTTGAGAGTTCATATGCCCATTGACGCTTTCTTTCTGGCATACGTGGTCCAGGGCCTAAATCATAGGATCCATCAATTGGAATCCATGCTTTTACTTTCTTCAATGAATCAAACATTCGGCTTCTATCGACTAATAAATCACGTACTACCGGGAATGTTCTCATTGGTTCTAAGCGAATGGGTTGTTCAAGCTGGTCTACGATTGCGGAACACGATTGTCTTGGTTTCCCATTAATAATCATTGAACATGCACCACAAACTTCCTCTAGACAGTTCATCTCCCATATAACAGGTGTTGTTTTTTCCCCTTTTTTATTCACTGGATTACGACGAATTTCCATAAGTGCTGCAATGACATTTAGGTTTGGACGATATGGGACTTCAAACTCCTCTTGATAAGGTGCTGAGTTCATATCATCTTGCCGGGTAATAATAAATGTTACGGTCTTTTGATCAGCCATCCCTATTTCCCCTCTTTTTACTTTTGTTTTTTTCTTAACGGTTTATGACCTTGTTAAGTTTCTCCCTATTGCCTTATTAATTAGCCTTACTCTTCGTATAGTCACGTTTCCGTGGTTTAATTAATGATACATCTACATCTTCATAGTGGAATTCTGGTGCTTTATCACTACCAACAAATTTAGCCATTGTTGTTTTCATGAATTCCTCATCGTTACGATCTGGGAAATCTGGTTTGTAGTGTGCTCCACGACTTTCATTACGATTGTATGCACCAATTGTAATAACACGAGCTAATTGAATCATATGTTCAAGTTGACGAGTGAATGTTGCCCCTTGGTTGCTCCATTTAGCTGTATCATTGATATTAATATTTTTATAACGTTCTAGTAGCTCTTGTAATTTTTCATCTGTTTTTAATAGTTTGTCATTGTATCGTACAACAGTCACATTGTCAGTCATCCATTCGCCTAGCTCTTTATGTAGAACATATGCATTTTCGGTACCATCCATTGACATGATGTTATTCCATTTTTCCTGTTCATGTTGAACTTGTCTATCAAAAATAGTAGATGAAATTGCATCTGAGCTCTTCTCTAATCCATTAATATACCGTACCGCACTTGGTCCAGCAACCATGCCGCCATAAATAGCAGACAATAAAGAGTTCGCTCCTAGACGATTCGCTCCATGCATTGAATAATCACATTCACCTGCTGCAAACAAACCTGGTATATTCGTCATTTGATCGTAATCTACCCATATTCCACCCATTGAGTAGTGAACCGCTGGGAAAATTTTCATTGGAACTTTCCGTGGGTCATCACCCATGAACTTTTCATAAATTTCAATAATTCCACCGAGTTTAATATCTAATTCATGCGGATCTTTATGGGAAAGATCCAAGTAAACCATGTTTTCGCCGTTAATACCAAGCTTTTGGTTTACACAAACATCAAAAATTTCCCTTGTTGCAATATCCCTTGGAACGAGGTTTCCATAGGCAGGATATTTTTCCTCTAAGAAATACCATGGTTTTCCATCCTTGTAAGTCCAAACACGTCCACCTTCACCACGAGCTGATTCACTCATTAAGCGCAGCTTGTCATCACCAGGAATTGCGGTTGGGTGAATTTGAATAAATTCCCCATTTGCATAATAAGCACCTTGTTGGTAAACAATCGATGCAGCAGAGCCTGTATTAATGACTGAGTTTGTTGACTTACCAAAGATAATTCCCGGACCGCCTGAAGCAATGATGACCGCATCTGATAGAAATGATTGTATTTGCATTGTTTGTAGGTTTTGCGCGACAATCCCACGGCAAACTCCATCATCATCTTTAACGATTCCGAGAAATTCCCAACCTTCATATTTTGTCACTAATCCATCTACTTCATATCTTCTTACTTGCTCATCTAATGCATAGAGCAATTGTTGACCTGTTGTTGCCCCTGCGAAAGCGGTCCGATGGTGTTGAGTTCCGCCAAAACGACGGAAATCGAGTAAACCTTCAGGTGTTCTGTTAAACATAACTCCCATCCGGTCAAACAAGTGTATAATTCCCG is a genomic window of Niallia sp. XMNu-256 containing:
- the sdhB gene encoding succinate dehydrogenase iron-sulfur subunit, which gives rise to MADQKTVTFIITRQDDMNSAPYQEEFEVPYRPNLNVIAALMEIRRNPVNKKGEKTTPVIWEMNCLEEVCGACSMIINGKPRQSCSAIVDQLEQPIRLEPMRTFPVVRDLLVDRSRMFDSLKKVKAWIPIDGSYDLGPGPRMPERKRQWAYELSKCMTCGVCLEACPNVNSKSNFIGPAPLSQVRLFNAHPTGAMNKEERLEEIMGDGGLANCGNSQNCVQACPKGIPLTTSIAALNRDATFQSFKNFFGSDQ
- the sdhA gene encoding succinate dehydrogenase flavoprotein subunit, translating into MAKGKVIVVGGGLAGLAATMKMAESGTSVDLFSLVPVKRSHSVCAQGGINGAVNTKGEGDSPMEHFDDTVYGGDFLANQPPVKAMCEAAPGIIHLFDRMGVMFNRTPEGLLDFRRFGGTQHHRTAFAGATTGQQLLYALDEQVRRYEVDGLVTKYEGWEFLGIVKDDDGVCRGIVAQNLQTMQIQSFLSDAVIIASGGPGIIFGKSTNSVINTGSAASIVYQQGAYYANGEFIQIHPTAIPGDDKLRLMSESARGEGGRVWTYKDGKPWYFLEEKYPAYGNLVPRDIATREIFDVCVNQKLGINGENMVYLDLSHKDPHELDIKLGGIIEIYEKFMGDDPRKVPMKIFPAVHYSMGGIWVDYDQMTNIPGLFAAGECDYSMHGANRLGANSLLSAIYGGMVAGPSAVRYINGLEKSSDAISSTIFDRQVQHEQEKWNNIMSMDGTENAYVLHKELGEWMTDNVTVVRYNDKLLKTDEKLQELLERYKNININDTAKWSNQGATFTRQLEHMIQLARVITIGAYNRNESRGAHYKPDFPDRNDEEFMKTTMAKFVGSDKAPEFHYEDVDVSLIKPRKRDYTKSKAN